In one Antennarius striatus isolate MH-2024 chromosome 15, ASM4005453v1, whole genome shotgun sequence genomic region, the following are encoded:
- the golga2 gene encoding golgin subfamily A member 2 isoform X3 — MADQSRQTKLAAAKKKLKEFQQKSSPGNAGAEKVNQGGVGGAGAKKKRKVKGPNHQDVQDVQSTDRSSPENDYPDTNGNERFTENRPLSSTESLRQLSQQLNGLVSESSGPYVNGESASSGGERELESRNQELAAALESSKLTNSQLNTKLDQLTQESQVLSDQLQKERKEFEQRFSKEQGAMREQLQVHIQTIGILVSEKTELQTALQYTQQAARQKAAEADELNNRLQTAKQRVSELERTLSSVSTQQKQFEKHNKELEKERDNLRLEMFRLNSLSEESKQQNSELSEKLKQRTQENEAMRLEVQDLHKRLEMSELMLQQCSNQSDPTNANQHVQVLLEEKQQLEGHNHQLLESIAQLRAERDCYAEQIQEEGRVWKDKTEQLLTQVSLVAEERDQNISRVQELEASITELKNVAALLSQERDAQVHAEPQSSGPLESEAALQEALNTLQQEKDTLTAQYQAQLRDNEQLSRLCAEQETRLGELELKVESQVQEEEDRRRMLEDVQSDKATISRALTQNRTLKDQLAELQNGFVKVTNENMELANAIQSEQHVKKELARRMGELQEEQHNIKEQLELKTKETQDLMEQRNQVAAHLQQYCAGYQSLVSEREQLQQQYLTHIQLMDRLQHDESQGRVQLEISHHQLQQAQEQLELLVRDNEQLKAEVRELLNSSTFASSSRDEGDGVESQSLQETPLMSSSIVIPEDFETQKELEEFIRGALAQVEMERDEARRQLEEEHKLHMAARHQTAVALSLEQQSHSHKPVQEPLHKHDHTQDHHSHCEHSHEHSEGGIPVEVHQALQAAMEKLQQRFTSLMQEKADLKERVEELEHRCIQLSGETDTIGEYIALYQSQRAIMKQKHYEKEQYISMLAQDKEEMKAKLAELQDLVMRLVAERNDWYSRYSSAVASTVTANPDLLPVGQDHIHLEHQAFSHTELNAASGEEAMEVIPLSEPTPGQEVPSSRRFLTSSVQSDPKSQGPKEDGTAQQIMQLLQEIQNPQGTQRSAPFLGENPCIPFFYRPDEQDEVKILVV, encoded by the exons GACTATCCTGATACCAACGGAAATGAACGTTTCACAGAAAATAG ACCGCTGTCATCCACCGAAAGCCTACGACAGCTCTCACAACAGTTAAATGGCCTGGTCTCTGAG TCGTCTGGTCCGTATGTAAATGGAGAAAGTGCATCTTCAGGCGGGGAGAGAGAACTGGAG AGTCGGAACCAGGAGTTGGCAGCCGCCCTGGAGTCCAGCAAGCTAACAAATTCTCAGCTCAATACCAAGCTAGACCAGCTG ACACAGGAATCTCAAGTGCTCTCAGATCAGCTACAGAAG GAACGAAAGGAATTTGAGCAGAGATTTTCAAAAGAGCAGGGAGCCATGCGGGAGCAATTACAG GTTCACATCCAGACTATTGGTATACTGGTATCAGAGAAAACAGAGCTACAAACAGCATTACAATACACACAACAGGCTGCACGACAGAAAGcag ctgaggCAGATGAACTGAATAACCGCCTACAAACAGCAAAGCAGAGAGTGTCAGAGTTGGAGAGAactctctcctctgtctcaaCGCAGCAGAAGCAGTTTGAAAAA CACAACAAAGAGCTTGAAAAAGAGAGGGACAACCTGAGGCTGGAAATGTTTAGACTGAA CAGTTTGAGCGAGGAGTCTAAACAGCAGAACTCAGAGCTGTCAGAGAAGCTAAAGCAGCGCACACAGGAGAATGAAGCCATGAGGCTCGAGGTGCAGGACCTACACAAGAGGCTTGAGATGTCTGAACTCATGTTGCAACAG TGCTCCAATCAGTCGGATCCTACCAATGCCAATCAACATGTTCAGGTTCTACTAGaagagaagcagcagctggagggacACAATCACCAG CTGTTGGAGTCCATTGCACAGCTGCGGGCAGAAAGGGACTGCTATGCAGAGCAGATCCAGGAAGAGGGCCGTGTGTGGAAGGACAAAACAGAACAGCTGTTAACGCAG GTGTCTTTGGTCGCAGAGGAGAGGGACCAAAACATCAGCCGAGTCCAGGAGCTGGAGGCCAGCATCACTGAGCTGAAGAATGTTGCAG CCTTGTTGTCCCAGGAGAGAGACGCTCAGGTTCATGCAGAGCCTCAGTCCTCAGGGCCATTAGAGAGCGAGGCGGCTCTGCAGGAGGCTCTCAACACTCTCCAACAGGAAAAAGACACCCTCACTGCACAGTACCAGGCACAG CTGCGAGACAACGAGCAGCTGAGCCGCCTGTGTGCAGAGCAGGAGACACGTCtcggggagctggagctgaaggtGGAGAGCCAGgtacaggaagaggaggaccgCCGGCGGATGTTGGAAGATGTTCAGTCAGACAAGGCCACCATTAGTCGTGCTCTCACCCAGAACCGTACCCTTAAGGACCAGCTGGCTGAGCTGCAGAACGGCTTCGTCAAAGTG ACTAACGAGAATATGGAGCTGGCGAACGCCATCCAGTCAGAGCAGCATGTGAAAAAGGAGCTGGCTCGCAGAATGGGTGAACTACAAGAGGAACAGCACAACATCAAGGAGcag CTTGAACTAAAAACTAAGGAGACTCAGGATCTGATGGAGCAGAGGAACCAGGTGGCAGCGCACCTGCAGCAGTACTGTGCTGGCTACCAGTCCTTGGTATCAGAGAGGGAGCAGCTCCAACAACAGTACCTGACACATATCCAGCTCATGGACCGGCTGCAGCACGACGAAAGCCAGGGCCGCGTGCAACTGGAGATCAGTCACCATCAGCTCCAACAAGCACAG GAGCAGTTGGAGCTACTAGTAAGAGATAATGAGCAGCTAAAAGCTGAAGTGAGGGAGCTGCTCAACAGCTCAACATTTGCTTCATCGTCCAGAGATGAAG GTGATGGAGTGGAAAGTCAGTCTTTGCAAGAGACCCCACTGATGTCCTCTTCCATAGTTATCCCAGAAGACTTTGAGACCCAGAAAGAATTG GAGGAATTTATCCGAGGAGCATTGGCTCAAGTGGAGATGGAAAGGGACGAAGCCCGaaggcagctggaggaggagcacaaACTCCACATGGCAGCCAGGCACCAGACGGCTGTGGCCCTCAGCCTGGAGCAGCAGTCCCACAGCCACAAACCAGTTCAAGAGCCACTTCACAAGCACGACCACACTCAGGACCATCATAGTCACTGTGAACACAGTCACGAACATTCAG AAGGAGGAATACCAGTGGAAGTTCATCAGGCCTTGCAAGCTGCCATGGAGAAGCTTCAGCAGCGTTTCACGTCCCTCATGCAGGAGAAAGCCGACCTGAAGGAGagggtggaggagctggagcacCGCTGCATCCAACTGTCTGGAGAAACTGACACTATCG GAGAGTATATCGCCCTGTACCAGAGCCAACGGGCCATCATGAAGCAGAAGCACTATGAAAAGGAGCAGTACATTAGCATGCTAGCCCAGGacaaggaggagatgaag GCGAAGCTGGCAGAACTGCAGGATCTGGTAATGAGACTCGTGGCAGAGAGGAACGACTGGTACAGCCGCTACAGTTCAGCCGTGGCCAGCACGGTCACGGCAAACCCTGACCTGCTTCCTGTTGGCCAGGATCACATCCACCTGGAACACCAAGCCTTCTCACACACAGAGCTTAATGCTGCTAGTGGAGAAG AAGCCATGGAGGTCATTCCTCTGTCAGAGCCCACCCCAGGCCAGGAAGTCCCCTCTTCCAGGAGGTTTCTGACCAGTTCAGTCCAGAGTGACCCCAAGTCCCAAGGGCCCAAAGAGGACGGCACGGCTCAGCAGAtcatgcagctgctgcaggagatcCAGAACCCTCAGGGAACACAAAGATCGGCGCCATTCCTCGGGGAGAACCCCTGCATCCCTTTCTTCTACCGGCCCGATGAACAGGACGAGGTcaagatcctggtggtgtga